The following are encoded in a window of Saccharothrix longispora genomic DNA:
- a CDS encoding LuxR C-terminal-related transcriptional regulator: MPLYREGVAAVVRRTPGLHWLGSTGHPHSAVRLHEHLRPDVLLIDSVLDPQGQLATLLAGNDPALVVVSLVREPHRTAKYVRAALSAGVHGLVPRAGEIGEVLQAIVRAHAERVYVDPTLAPLAAGFTPTAEAGSRRSLSRREYEVLQLIADGLENQAVAGELYVSVETVRTHVKNILRKLRARDRTHAVSLAYQAGLLTSGTNAHPAG; the protein is encoded by the coding sequence GTGCCGCTGTACCGCGAAGGGGTGGCGGCCGTGGTCAGGCGCACGCCCGGCCTGCACTGGCTCGGCTCGACCGGCCACCCGCACTCGGCCGTGCGCCTGCACGAGCACCTGCGGCCGGACGTGCTGCTGATCGACTCGGTCCTCGACCCGCAGGGGCAGCTGGCGACCCTGCTGGCGGGCAACGACCCGGCGCTCGTGGTCGTCTCGCTGGTGCGCGAGCCGCACCGGACGGCGAAGTACGTGCGGGCGGCCCTGTCGGCCGGCGTGCACGGCCTCGTGCCCCGGGCGGGCGAGATCGGCGAGGTGCTGCAGGCGATCGTGCGGGCGCACGCCGAGCGCGTGTACGTGGACCCGACCCTCGCCCCGCTGGCCGCGGGCTTCACGCCGACCGCCGAGGCCGGTTCGCGGCGGTCGCTGTCGCGGCGGGAGTACGAGGTGCTCCAGCTCATCGCCGACGGGTTGGAGAACCAGGCCGTGGCGGGCGAGCTGTACGTGTCGGTCGAAACCGTGCGCACGCACGTGAAGAACATCCTGCGCAAGCTGCGGGCCCGCGACCGCACCCACGCGGTGTCGCTGGCCTACCAGGCGGGGTTGCTGACGAGCGGGACGAACGCCCACCCCGCCGGCTGA
- a CDS encoding acyl-CoA dehydrogenase — MGHYKSNVRDLEFNLFEVFNVQDHLGTGPFEQSDEDTARGVLAELNNLAVGPLAESFADADRNPPVFDPKTHSATLPESFKKSYQAVWDGEWYRLSLPNELGGFGIPPSVQWAASELILGANPAVYMYLAGPNFAAVVHRNGTEQQKRWAEIMIERGWGATMVLTEPDAGSDVGAGRTKAVLQEDGTWHIDGVKRFITSADQDMTENIMHLVLARPEGPGIEAKPGTKGLSLFLVPKWHFDPQSGESTGERNGAFVTNVEHKMGLKVSTTCELTFGQHGVPAKGWLLGEVHNGIAQMFQVIEYARMMVGTKAIATLSTGYLNALAYAKERVQSADLTRMTDKTAPRVTITNHPDVRRSLMLQKAYAEGLRAVYLYTATQQDKIALGGPDKELAEKVNDLLLPIVKGVGSERAYEQLAQSLQTLGGSGFLQEYPIEQYIRDSKIDSLYEGTTAIQSLDFFFRKIIRDKGQALGFLSGEIQAFLDNEGGNGRLKEERVLLKQALEDLQGMLGALVGYLTGSQEDVRNLYKVGQNSVRLLMTAGDVLVGWLLLRQADVALAKLDGTVSARDKAFYEGKVAVASFFAKSVLPELTARRRIAETTDNSLMDVDEASF; from the coding sequence GTCTTCAACGTGCAGGACCACCTCGGCACGGGGCCGTTCGAGCAGTCCGACGAGGACACCGCGCGCGGCGTGCTTGCCGAGCTCAACAACCTGGCGGTCGGTCCGCTGGCGGAGTCCTTCGCCGACGCCGACCGCAACCCCCCGGTCTTCGACCCGAAGACCCACTCGGCGACCCTGCCGGAGTCCTTCAAGAAGTCCTACCAGGCGGTCTGGGACGGCGAGTGGTACCGCCTGTCCCTGCCCAACGAGCTGGGCGGCTTCGGCATCCCGCCGTCGGTGCAGTGGGCGGCCTCCGAACTGATCCTGGGCGCCAACCCGGCCGTCTACATGTACCTGGCGGGCCCCAACTTCGCCGCCGTCGTGCACCGCAACGGCACCGAGCAGCAGAAGCGCTGGGCCGAGATCATGATCGAGCGCGGCTGGGGCGCCACCATGGTGCTGACCGAGCCCGACGCCGGCTCCGACGTGGGCGCGGGCCGCACCAAGGCCGTGCTCCAGGAGGACGGCACCTGGCACATCGACGGCGTGAAGCGGTTCATCACGTCCGCCGACCAGGACATGACCGAGAACATCATGCACCTGGTGCTGGCGCGGCCCGAGGGCCCCGGCATCGAGGCGAAGCCCGGCACCAAGGGCCTGTCGCTGTTCCTGGTGCCCAAGTGGCACTTCGACCCGCAGAGCGGCGAGTCGACCGGTGAGCGCAACGGCGCCTTCGTCACCAACGTCGAGCACAAGATGGGCCTCAAGGTCTCGACCACGTGCGAGCTGACGTTCGGCCAGCACGGCGTCCCGGCCAAGGGCTGGCTGCTCGGCGAGGTGCACAACGGCATCGCGCAGATGTTCCAGGTCATCGAGTACGCCCGCATGATGGTCGGCACGAAGGCCATCGCCACGCTGTCCACCGGCTACCTCAACGCCCTGGCCTACGCCAAGGAGCGCGTGCAGAGCGCCGACCTGACCCGCATGACGGACAAGACCGCGCCGCGCGTCACCATCACGAACCACCCGGACGTGCGCCGCAGCCTGATGCTCCAGAAGGCGTACGCCGAGGGCCTGCGCGCGGTCTACCTCTACACCGCGACCCAGCAGGACAAGATCGCCCTGGGCGGCCCCGACAAGGAGCTGGCCGAGAAGGTCAACGACCTGCTCCTGCCGATCGTCAAGGGCGTCGGCTCGGAGCGCGCCTACGAGCAGCTCGCGCAGTCGCTCCAGACCCTGGGCGGCTCGGGCTTCCTCCAGGAGTACCCGATCGAGCAGTACATCCGGGACTCGAAGATCGATTCGCTGTACGAGGGCACCACGGCCATCCAGTCGCTGGACTTCTTCTTCCGGAAGATCATCCGCGACAAGGGCCAGGCGCTGGGCTTCCTCAGCGGCGAGATCCAGGCGTTCCTGGACAACGAGGGCGGCAACGGCCGGCTCAAGGAGGAGCGCGTCCTCCTCAAGCAGGCGCTGGAGGACCTCCAGGGCATGCTCGGCGCGCTGGTCGGGTACCTGACCGGCTCGCAGGAGGACGTGCGCAACCTCTACAAGGTCGGCCAGAACAGCGTCCGCCTGCTGATGACCGCCGGTGACGTGCTGGTCGGCTGGCTGCTGCTGCGCCAGGCCGACGTGGCGCTGGCCAAGCTGGACGGCACCGTGTCGGCGCGCGACAAGGCGTTCTACGAGGGCAAGGTCGCGGTGGCGTCGTTCTTCGCGAAGAGCGTGCTCCCCGAGCTGACCGCGCGCCGCAGGATCGCCGAGACGACCGACAACTCGCTGATGGACGTGGACGAGGCGTCGTTCTGA